In the genome of Streptomyces aquilus, the window GCCTCACCTGCAAGGACGGCGAGAACTGGGACCTGGACCCGGAGGATCTGGGCGATCTGCCGAAGCCCGAGGATCTCTTCGATGTCCACCTGGCCGACTGACAAGCGAACGACGAGTGACGAAGGAAGCAGACGCATGAGCAGCATTCGGTTCACTGCGCAGGCCCGTAGAGGGGTGGTCGCGTTGGCGCTCGCGGCCGGACTGGCCGTCGGTGTGGCCGGCTGCGGCGGCGGTGGGGGCGACGGCGACAAGAAGCCGGAAGCGACCGCGTCCGCTCCTCAAAAGGAGGGCTCCGACCCGAGCGCCCAGGAAGGCCAGTCGGACGACGTCCAGGCCGAGTTGAAGGGTTCGAGCGGGCTGCTCCTGCAGGTCACGTCCGTCGAACGTGATGCTGGCGGATTTGTCACAGTGAACGGCACGCTCAAGAACGACAGTGCCAAGGCGGTCACGGTGCCAGGCGCGTTGCGCGGCGACGAGACCGAGATCATCGCGCACGACAGGTCCCTCGGCGGAGCCACCCTCGTGGACTCCAAGGAGAAGAAGCGCTATTACGTGCTCCGTGACACCGAAGGCCGCCCCCTGACGACGACCGGTCTCTCCATCCTCAAGGCAGGAGAGGAACTGCCCGTCTTCATGCAATTCCCCTCCCCACCCGAATCCACCACAGACGTCACCCTCCAACTCCCCACCTTCTCCAGCGCCACGATCAAGATCTCCGGGTGAGGCAGGCGATGACCCTCCCCACCACCCGCGTGGTCTGGGCCGCGGCCACGGTCCTGATCGTCACGAATGTCTACGGCATCACGACCGCGCACGCCGACGGGACCCCGAGCGTCCCCCCAGGCACCGAAGCCACGGCCTCCGCGCCCGTCAAGGTCGACCCCAACGACCCCGACCTCAAACTCCCCGAGGGCGCCACGCTCGCCGAGCCGAAGGTCCTCGACATCAAGCAGGTCGTCGAGGACGAGGGCGGCGAGGAGCGCCGCGAAGACACCAACGTCGACATCAAGTTCGCCCTCCAGGCCGAGGTCCTGTTCAGCAAGGACAGCGCGAAGTTGAGCGACGACTCCAAGGCCCGCATCGCAGCGATCGCCGACGAGATCAAGAAGCAGCACGCGACACGGATCAGGGTCTTCGGCTTCACGGACAACCTGGGTTCGTCGGCGCACGGCGACGTCCTCTCCCGCCAGCGCGCCAACGCGGTCCAGGACGTCCTCGACGACGAACTGAACGACGCGAACATCACGTACGAGGTACGCGGCTACGGCGAGCAGTACCCGATCGCCGACAACTCGACGGAGACGGGCCGGAAGAAGAACCGAAGGGTGGAGGTCTCCTTCCAGCGCTCGGCGGGCTGACCGTGACCGTACTCATGGTGGCCGCCGCCATGTACGGGGTCGTACAACTGCTCCTCCTCTCCGCACCCACACGCTCCGTGGGCACGGCGACGACGCTCCTCGCCGTCCTCGTTGGCGTGTACGCCTGCGGCACGGCGGCGGCGATCCTGGAACTGACGTACACGAGACTGATCGCCGAGCAGACGGACCAGTCCCTGATCAGGGTCGTGAACACCACCGCGTACACCACGGCACCGTGGGTCGAGGAACTGGTCAAGATCTCCCCACTCCTGCTGGTCGGCCTGTACGCCAGGGTCCGCCGTCAGTGGGGCCTGACCGACTTCACGATCCTGGGGGCCGCACTCGGTGCCGGTTTCGGTCTGCTGGAGGCGCTGCTGCGGTACGCCTTGGACGCGGACCGCGCCATCGCCGCGCACGGCGGCTGGATCGTGCCGGAGAGCCTGTCGGCGCCGTATGTCCCGGGCCCCGACCAGGTACTCACGTCCTGGTTACCGGCGCCCGTCGCCCCTCTGGACCTGGGCCGTGGCGGAGAGGTGGCGGTCGGGACGTTCACGCACCTGGTGTGGTCGACGATCGTGGGCCTGGGCGTGGGAGTGCTGTGGCGAGCGAGGGGTCGCTGGAAACCGCTGGCGCTGCTCCCGCTCGGCGCGGCGGTGGCCCACCACACCCTGAACAACTACGCGGCCACACACGCCCGTACGCCCGCGGACGACTGGCTGGAGAACCTCCGCCCCACCCTCGGCCTCGCCCCACTGGCCGCCCTGCTGCTGGCCATCACGGCTGACCTGATCACCCTGCACCGAGCGAAGCGCGCACTCCCCGACACACTCCTCCCCACCGAGCGCAGGGACGGCGACACGATCGCGGCGGTACTCCACTACGGGTCGCTGCGCGTCCCTTGGACCCCGCTGATAGCCCTCCGCTTCCTACGCCTGCGCCGCTCCCTCTGCTACGAAGCCGCCACGGGCCCGCCCCACCCTCAAGCCCCACTACGCCAAGCCGTGGCCGACACAGCCACGCGCATCGCGGAAACCGACGACGCCAGGGCATGGCGTATCCCCGGCCTGAGAGCCCGCATACGCGCGGCGTCAGGCGCCACCGCCGCCACCCGCACCAGGCGCTCACTGGCCCTGTTGATCCCCTGTGTCCTCGTCCTCCCGTCCGTCGTCTTCCTCGGCCTCGGCTCCTTCAAGTCGACAGCGGAGGTGCAGGAGTACTTCACGACAGGCACCGGTCCGAAGCTGCTGCGGGCCTTCGCCGTAGCCGCCCTGGTATGGATCGCCTGGCAACTCTCGACCCTGCTCCGCACCTGGCGCCAGACGGCCACCGCCACCCCTCTCCTCGCCGAACCCCTCGCCACCCACCGCTTCCGCACCGCCTCGGCCCTCGGCTCGGCCACCACCGGAAGCCTCCTGCTCTGGCGAAGCCTGGGAAGGGCCGGCACGGAAGGCCAGACGATCCCACCGTCCCACCTCCTCGACGCCCTGGACCGCTTCCTCGTCCACCTCGGCTTCGCCCTGCTCCTCCTCTCCCTCCTGGCCCTGTTCCCACCGGGCGCGGGCCTCGCCCTGGCCGGCGTCACGGCCACGGGGGAGGGCGCGCTGGGCGCCGCGCTCGCCGCGCGACTGGGGTTGGCCGGGATAGCGCTCATGGCTGTCGGGGCAGCGGGTGGCGGGGGAAACGGAAGCGGCGGCAGTGGATCAGGTCAGCAGGCGAACTCCGCCGCCGGTCAGGCCGGCCCAGCCGCGTCCGGCGATGCGATCGGAGGCCATCGGTCGGCGTCCTCGATCGCCAAGTGGGCACGTGAACAGGGCTGGGCCGAGACTCAGACGGAGAACGGTCCGCCGAAGTTCGTCGACGAGAACGGGATTGTCCGGATCACTCTGAAGCAGGGCAGCAGCAGAGCCCCGGGAAGCGGGATGCCGCATGTGGAGATAAGGAATGCTCAAGGGGAGCGCATCGACCCTCAGGGAAATCCGGTCACGAGGAAGAGCCCTGGGAACCACACACCGATCGTCTGGGATTTGCCGTGAACACTGAGAAGGTCGACTACCCACAACTGAGCGGATTCGAGGATGTCTACCTGGAGGACAGCTTCGTCCTGGGCGTAACGGCCACGCCTGGCCGACTGTGCCTGGACGTGGACCTCGTCCTCACCGCGCATCACCCGGCTTATCGGCCGCCTGCCCCCGGTGAGCAGAACTGTTACATCCGGGCCAGGATCGAATTCCCTCATGTTCGAAGCCTCACGTGGACCGATCAGGGAACACCGCCTGCGGTGGATGCCTCCGGCGAGGCGGACTACGGCGGAATCGACGCCCTTTTCTGGGACGGTTCGGCCTTTCACCTCGAAGGGGACTGGGGATCGATCGACGTGGCGAGCGGGCCGCCCGGCATCATCCAGTTCTGAAGCCGGGGAACGGATCCGCTCAGGCGCCCGACGGCTTGATCTCCCCGGCGAAGACGATGATCTGGTCGATGAGGCTCCGGCGCAGATGGACGACGTCCGTTCCGGCCAGCCGGGGCCCGCCGTCCGGGGTGGTGAACACCCACTCGTACCGCGCCCACTCATCAGGCATGTCCACCGCTGAGCAACGCACCATCGTGCCCGCCCCCGCCGGATGCCGCCGGATGTCCAGCACGAACCGCTCGACCGCCTCGATCCCCTCGCTCCGCCCCAACGGCCCCCAGAAGACCACGTCCGAGGTCAGAGCCTGGGACAGCAGCGACGTCACATACGCGTCGTCCGAGGCGTTGAAGGCGGAGATGAACGTGTCGATCGCGGACCGTGCCGTCTCTTCCTGCATGGACCAGTAATACCAGCCGGCGTACGAGCGCCTCAGCGTCACCGGGCGAACATGAACTTCTCGGTCGCGGCGAGGTCGGTGTTCCAGTAGGTGACCTGGGGAGTGGCGCTGACGGAGGGATCCCCGACGTTCAGGAAGTCGGTCCCGTCCGGGAACTCGACGGCGAGCTGCGCGACCCCAGCCTCGACGTCCTCGCTGTCCACGAAGCCGATGGTCATCGACTTCACGGCGGTCGTCTCCTCGTCCGCCCGCCACAGCAGCAGCCCCGCGTACCCCTTCCCACCCGGCGCGACCGTCGCGAGCTTCTTCGGCTTGGACTCCATCGGCCCGATCTGCTCCACGGCACCGTCACCGAAGGACACGTACGGGTAGAGGTAGAGCGTGCACGTCGAGTCGCTGATATTGGTGGCGGTGAGGAGCAGATGCCGGGCCTCGTCGTGCGGGTAGACCTTCGAGACGACGGAGACATCGGAGTCGGCGCAGGGCCGGGCTTCCTCACCGGTGGCCTCGTCGACATTCTCGTCGTCGGCACCGGGGGTGACGGTACCGGGCGCGCGCGGAGTGCTGCTGAACGCATCGGACGCACCGGACGCACCGGACGCACCGGACGCACCGGAGGAGCTGGAGGAGCTGGAGGAGCTGGACGAACTGGACGGCGTACCGCTCGCCACCGCGTCACCCGTACCCCCGCCCGCCTCACACGCGGTAGCGGCCAGCAGCGTGGCGACGACCGCGGCGCCGAGGACGTACGTCTTGAGTCTGGTGCGGGCAGCGCCCATGGTGTTCCCCCGAGTGATGTGGACTGATCTGAACTGGACTGGACTGGACTGAACTTGTCCGGCCTGGCGCTCTGAATTCTGCACAGCGGAGCGCACCGATCCAGACACCCTCCGCGATCGTTACGGATCAAGGACATGGACGGGACACTTCCGTTTCCCCAGGTCAACGGTGTGAAACGGGTCAAGCGGCAGCCAACTGCGTAGCTCTCGGGCGACACCCCTACTCGACGGCATCCCCCTTCGCCAAGACCTCCACCCGCACCCCACCCCGCAGCCCCCACCCGGCCATGGCGCCGGCCTCAGCTTCCACGACATGGCGAGCCCGCACCCGGGGCATCCCCAACCGCCCCGGTTCCATGGTCCGTACGGCGATGACGACGAGATGGCGATCGAGATAGGCGACGTCGATCGGAATCCGCATCCGAAAGGTGTGCACGCTGTTGGCAGGCGACAACAGAATCGCCCCCTCGATCCCGTCCCTCCCCAACAGCCCTTTGGTACGGGCCCGATAGGAGGCGGCGATCTCCAGCGGAACGGAAACGCTCTCAGCCTCCCCCCGCACCACCAACAACCCCCGCCCGTCCCGCAACCGCCGCCCCATGCCCGGGCCCCTCTCTTCACGCCTTGCAACTGACGCGCCCTGGATGGCGTCGCTCCACCCAAGAGAACACACGCATCCCAGGGAGCCGAAGTGAACTGTCGCCCCAAGAGAAGGTCAGAGGGACACGGCAAGCGGCCTCGCCACTTCCTCCTTTGCTCATTCATAAGTGGAACAACCAGTTCGCCGCACGTTACGCAACCGTGACCGCTCAATCGAGCCTAGGAGTAGCCAATTTGGCCCCTTTCGTACCGCTGGGTGGGCCGCTTCACCCTGGTGTCGCCCCACCCCGCTGGATAGCGTTGGTTCGCTCAAGAGAAGCCTCGCCTCACCAGGAGCCGATCGTGAATCGCCGCCCCACCCTGATCGCAGCGCTCACGCTGACCGCCGCAGCGGCCCTGACGCTGTCCGCGTGCGGGAGCGATGACAGCTCCAAGAAGGACAACGACAAGATCGCAGGAGCCGACACCGGCGGCGGCAAGTCGGCGTCACCGACGGCGTCGGCCTCAACGGCCGCCGACCGCCCGAAGATCGAGCTGCCCTCTGATCTGTCGTACACGTTCGACTGGTCCAAGACGGGCGACAAGGACAAGGACGCCGTCTTGTCCGACAGTGAGGAGTCGATCAAGGCCGTCGACTTGGCAATCGTCAACCAGGACGCCTTGGACAAGGCTTACCTCTTCTACTACGAGGGGGAAGCGGCGGCCAGTACGCAGGACTTCATCCAGGCGTACGTCAAGGCCAAAGCAAGGGTGACCGGGGCGTACCGCTACTACGACGCTTCCGTCAACGTGAGCGGCAAGGACAGCGCCTCTCTCGTTTACTGCGAGGACCAGAGCAAGGCGTACGACATGTACTTGAAGACCAAGAAGGTCAACAAGACGCCGGCTACGAAGAACAGCTACGTGCTCTACATCACCCAGTTGCACAAGAACGACGAGGGCGTCTGGGCCGTCGAGAAGATTGAGTCTCAGAGGGGGAGCGACAAGTGCCAGCCTTGAGCGTCACGTCGCGGGTTCTGATCGCGCCTGCTGTGATCGGCGCGGTATTGCTAAGTGGTGTGCCCGCCCTCGCCGACAACACGATCGGCGGCGGCGCTCAGGCACCCAACACAAATGCTGACGCCAATGGCGACAACCTCTCTGTAACCGCCGGAGGCGTCGTCTTCGACCGTTCCAAGAACGGCAGCGGTACCTCCACCGGCGCCCTGACTTCGAGCACCAACTGGTCCCCGCCCCCTTGCTGGTACGCCCCCAAGTACACCCCGGAACAGCTCCAGAAGACCCTCGAGCCGATCTGGGAAGCCGAGTCGACCGGCTACGAGTGGGACGCCGAGCAGCGGAAGAAGTACAACGCGGACGACAAGGAGAAGGGCTTCAACAAGGACAAGACCGGCAAGGGCTATTGGTGGGACTCGTACGTCGACAAGAGCTACCCGCCTGGTTGGGACGCCTGCGACAAGGGGCCTTTCTGGGTGGACACGGGCGACGCCCCGCCCGCCGAGTACGAGAACGCCGTCACCCCTGAGATCCTTGCCGAACTCGCCTACAACGAGATTCGCGTACCCGGCACCAAGGTCACCCTGGCACCCGCAGAGACGACCAAGGTCAACCTCCCCACCTGGGCCTGGCTCGACGGCGCCGCCTTCAAGCCGGTCTCCGTCACGGCCTCTGTCCCGGTGCTCCACATCCAGGCGACCGCGACCGCGGAGCCGGTCTCACTGAAGATTGAGCCCGGTACCGCCGACGCCGTCACCTACCCGGCCTCCGGCGTATGCGAGATAAACAACGGCCGCATCGGTGAGCCGTATGCGAAGGGCAAGGCGGACCAGACGCCACCCTGCGGAGTGAAGTACCTGCGCTCCTCGGGCGACGCGACCTTCCCCCTCCGGGCCACGGTCACCTGGAAGATCACCTGGACCGGCACCGGCGGTGCGGGTGGTGACCTGCCCGACGGCAACTTCGGCGCGACGCAGGATGTCGTCGTACAGGAGATCCAGGCCGTCAACCGCTGACGATCACGACGTCCCACGGTCGGGCGATCACTCCCCTCGGGAGAGTGATCGCCCGGCTTGTTGTTCCGGTGGCATGGATAGAGTCCGTCACTCGCGCACACGGTGAGAGCGGAGCGAGTGCATGGCGGGTCGGCTGGCCGTTGACGGTGATGAACTCTCCGACTTCATGGGGAAGTTGAGAAAGTCGACGAACTCGCTCGCCGGGGTTCGCAAGGCGCTGTCGGACGCCGGTGTCCGGGGTCTCGGTACGGACGATCTCGATTCCGCGTGCGAGGACTTTCAGGACGACTGGAAGTACGGCGCCGAGGAGATCGGCAAACAGACGGAAGACCTCGCCGAGATCATCGGCAAAAGCAGGGACAGCTATCGCGAGGTGGACAAGGCGCTGGAGGCGGCCTTGGAGAAGGCCGCCCGGAAAGCGAAGCGCGGGGACGGGAAGTGACCCTCACGCCCGGTGTCGAGCGAACCCGCTCGACCGACCCGCACTACCGTCGGCACGACGACGACCTGAGGAAGCCCCAGGGCCTGCAAACGACTTCTCCCGTTGCGAACCCGCATTACCCACACCTGGGCTTCAATCCGGTGCCGGGTGACACGGAGACCGTCCGAGGGCTGCACAAGAAGCTCAACAATTGCGCCAAGACCCTTGAGGGCACGCACGACTTGGTGACCAAGCTGCTCGACGGGAGCTACTGGGAGGGCGACGCGGCGGTCGCCTTCCGGGAACAACTCGACGGCGGGCCACTCCCGTTGAACCTGAAGAACGCCGCCCATTCGATCCGCAAAGCAGCCAAACAGCTCGTCCGCTGGGAAGGCGAACTCGACGACTACCAGCGGCGGGCCAGGAAGCTAGAGGAGGACGCGAAGGACGCCCAGGAGGCGGTCGACCGGGCGAAAGGACGGGCGGCGGAAGCGGCGGACGACCCCCACCTGAAGGGGAAAGGGGCCGACAGCGATGCCGCGCACAAGGCGCTGACCCACGCCAACAGCGACGTCAAAGAGGCCCAAGCCGAACTCGACAAAGTC includes:
- a CDS encoding DUF4232 domain-containing protein — encoded protein: MGAARTRLKTYVLGAAVVATLLAATACEAGGGTGDAVASGTPSSSSSSSSSSSSSGASGASGASGASDAFSSTPRAPGTVTPGADDENVDEATGEEARPCADSDVSVVSKVYPHDEARHLLLTATNISDSTCTLYLYPYVSFGDGAVEQIGPMESKPKKLATVAPGGKGYAGLLLWRADEETTAVKSMTIGFVDSEDVEAGVAQLAVEFPDGTDFLNVGDPSVSATPQVTYWNTDLAATEKFMFAR
- a CDS encoding DUF192 domain-containing protein, translated to MGRRLRDGRGLLVVRGEAESVSVPLEIAASYRARTKGLLGRDGIEGAILLSPANSVHTFRMRIPIDVAYLDRHLVVIAVRTMEPGRLGMPRVRARHVVEAEAGAMAGWGLRGGVRVEVLAKGDAVE
- a CDS encoding nuclear transport factor 2 family protein — protein: MQEETARSAIDTFISAFNASDDAYVTSLLSQALTSDVVFWGPLGRSEGIEAVERFVLDIRRHPAGAGTMVRCSAVDMPDEWARYEWVFTTPDGGPRLAGTDVVHLRRSLIDQIIVFAGEIKPSGA
- a CDS encoding OmpA family protein, translated to MTLPTTRVVWAAATVLIVTNVYGITTAHADGTPSVPPGTEATASAPVKVDPNDPDLKLPEGATLAEPKVLDIKQVVEDEGGEERREDTNVDIKFALQAEVLFSKDSAKLSDDSKARIAAIADEIKKQHATRIRVFGFTDNLGSSAHGDVLSRQRANAVQDVLDDELNDANITYEVRGYGEQYPIADNSTETGRKKNRRVEVSFQRSAG
- a CDS encoding PrsW family glutamic-type intramembrane protease; translation: MTVLMVAAAMYGVVQLLLLSAPTRSVGTATTLLAVLVGVYACGTAAAILELTYTRLIAEQTDQSLIRVVNTTAYTTAPWVEELVKISPLLLVGLYARVRRQWGLTDFTILGAALGAGFGLLEALLRYALDADRAIAAHGGWIVPESLSAPYVPGPDQVLTSWLPAPVAPLDLGRGGEVAVGTFTHLVWSTIVGLGVGVLWRARGRWKPLALLPLGAAVAHHTLNNYAATHARTPADDWLENLRPTLGLAPLAALLLAITADLITLHRAKRALPDTLLPTERRDGDTIAAVLHYGSLRVPWTPLIALRFLRLRRSLCYEAATGPPHPQAPLRQAVADTATRIAETDDARAWRIPGLRARIRAASGATAATRTRRSLALLIPCVLVLPSVVFLGLGSFKSTAEVQEYFTTGTGPKLLRAFAVAALVWIAWQLSTLLRTWRQTATATPLLAEPLATHRFRTASALGSATTGSLLLWRSLGRAGTEGQTIPPSHLLDALDRFLVHLGFALLLLSLLALFPPGAGLALAGVTATGEGALGAALAARLGLAGIALMAVGAAGGGGNGSGGSGSGQQANSAAGQAGPAASGDAIGGHRSASSIAKWAREQGWAETQTENGPPKFVDENGIVRITLKQGSSRAPGSGMPHVEIRNAQGERIDPQGNPVTRKSPGNHTPIVWDLP